The Terriglobus tenax genome contains a region encoding:
- a CDS encoding TetR/AcrR family transcriptional regulator: MQNDTAERIKRVTHELLIERGYSAFSYADIAEAISIRKASIHHHFPTKAELVVAVLQQHREALERNTALLDEKLPWASDRLRQYLGYWEACIREQKEPFCIAALLAVELPSLPEEVQRAVKQHFEVLLGWLIRLLKAGARDGSLRLEQGAEAEAEMLMAVVHGAMSSARVAGSGQVYQVITNGVLQRLLAG; encoded by the coding sequence ATGCAGAACGACACCGCAGAGCGAATCAAGAGGGTCACCCACGAGCTGCTGATTGAGCGTGGATATTCCGCTTTCAGTTATGCCGACATCGCCGAGGCGATCTCCATTCGCAAGGCGAGCATTCACCATCACTTTCCAACGAAGGCGGAGCTGGTGGTTGCCGTGCTGCAGCAGCATCGCGAGGCGCTGGAAAGGAACACAGCCCTGCTGGACGAGAAGTTGCCGTGGGCTTCCGATCGCCTTCGCCAGTACCTGGGCTATTGGGAGGCATGCATCCGTGAACAGAAGGAGCCGTTCTGCATTGCGGCCCTGCTAGCGGTGGAGTTGCCAAGCCTGCCCGAGGAGGTACAGCGCGCTGTGAAGCAGCACTTTGAGGTGCTGCTGGGCTGGCTGATTCGGCTGCTGAAGGCGGGTGCCCGGGATGGGTCTCTCCGACTGGAGCAAGGCGCGGAAGCCGAGGCCGAGATGCTGATGGCCGTGGTGCATGGAGCGATGAGCTCGGCACGGGTTGCGGGCTCGGGACAGGTTTACCAGGTCATAACCAACGGGGTGTTGCAGCGGCTGCTTGCGGGCTGA
- a CDS encoding 3-keto-disaccharide hydrolase — protein sequence MNRRELLRNGASLALAPALLPHASLLAQSSAPPLPPAGANGWVSLLNDRDLSGWYTMLQKSGKGVAEAKKMVTIEEEMLHIMGSQVTEEEFEPGYLATHQEFENVRIRMEYKWGQKTFAPRTLSKRDNGLLYALIGEDKVWPTCVECQIEEGDVGDFFLVGGVRGVQGNHSAGLFGQGISPTHGWPAPGSAMERAAGKPSTTEPSTGRMVKDGNFELLDGWNTVEVIHQGDRAVNIVNGRAVNVVNRLEAPDPQKPGSFLPLTRGKIAIEIEYSEIWIRRIEVKSLL from the coding sequence ATGAATCGCCGCGAACTCCTCAGAAACGGTGCCTCCCTTGCACTTGCCCCCGCCCTTCTGCCCCATGCCTCGCTGCTGGCGCAAAGCTCCGCACCGCCTCTGCCGCCCGCCGGTGCCAACGGCTGGGTCTCGCTTCTGAACGACCGCGACCTCTCCGGCTGGTACACCATGCTGCAGAAATCCGGCAAAGGCGTTGCCGAGGCCAAGAAGATGGTCACCATCGAGGAAGAGATGCTGCACATCATGGGCAGCCAGGTCACCGAGGAAGAATTCGAGCCCGGCTACCTGGCCACGCACCAGGAGTTTGAGAACGTCCGCATCCGCATGGAGTACAAGTGGGGCCAGAAGACCTTTGCCCCGCGCACTCTCTCCAAACGCGATAACGGCCTGCTCTACGCACTGATCGGCGAGGACAAGGTCTGGCCCACCTGCGTCGAATGTCAGATTGAAGAAGGCGATGTCGGAGATTTCTTCCTCGTCGGCGGCGTTCGCGGCGTGCAGGGCAATCACTCCGCGGGACTCTTCGGGCAGGGCATCAGCCCCACCCATGGCTGGCCCGCCCCCGGCAGCGCCATGGAGCGCGCCGCCGGGAAGCCTTCCACCACCGAACCCTCCACCGGACGCATGGTCAAGGATGGCAACTTCGAGCTTCTCGACGGCTGGAATACGGTCGAGGTCATCCACCAGGGGGATCGCGCCGTGAACATTGTCAATGGCCGCGCCGTAAACGTCGTGAACAGGCTGGAAGCTCCCGATCCCCAAAAACCCGGCAGCTTCCTCCCTCTCACCCGCGGCAAAATCGCCATCGAAATTGAGTACTCCGAAATCTGGATCCGCCGCATCGAGGTGAAATCGCTGCTTTAG
- a CDS encoding biotin transporter BioY — MELRVRLSSFVFAENTSLTRNVAKVALGTLFLAASSWMAVPMFPVPITMQTYAVLVVGALFGARMGVITVLAWLAEALIGLPVLAHGSAGAAVFLGPTAGYIASFPVTAAFIGWLADRKALNGVAANFGAMLAGNAINLAMGAAVLAGFVGGSKAIAIGVVPFLIGAVVKAVLATGTCFAAKRSFKPAN, encoded by the coding sequence ATGGAACTTCGCGTCCGTCTTTCGTCTTTTGTCTTTGCTGAGAACACTTCGCTGACCCGCAATGTTGCGAAGGTCGCGTTGGGAACGCTGTTCCTGGCGGCTTCGTCGTGGATGGCTGTGCCCATGTTCCCGGTGCCGATCACCATGCAGACCTACGCGGTGCTGGTGGTGGGTGCTCTGTTTGGCGCGCGTATGGGCGTGATCACTGTGCTGGCGTGGCTGGCGGAGGCGCTGATCGGCCTGCCGGTGCTGGCGCACGGTTCGGCTGGTGCAGCGGTGTTCCTGGGGCCGACGGCGGGCTACATTGCCAGCTTCCCGGTTACAGCCGCTTTTATCGGCTGGCTGGCTGACCGCAAGGCGCTGAACGGCGTTGCTGCCAACTTTGGCGCGATGCTGGCCGGCAATGCCATCAACCTGGCGATGGGCGCGGCGGTTCTGGCCGGATTTGTGGGCGGCAGCAAGGCGATCGCCATCGGTGTGGTTCCCTTCCTGATCGGCGCGGTGGTCAAGGCTGTTCTGGCTACTGGAACCTGCTTCGCCGCCAAGCGCAGTTTCAAGCCAGCGAACTAA
- a CDS encoding DUF1284 domain-containing protein, with product MIRLRPHHLLCMLTYKGEGYSQEFVKNFDRLTRQLAATGEPVEVVSGPDDVCAPLLESGECHCFSPSVVERDQKAAEELSALLGEVVAPGATLRLTPARLAMMKTAFRNGDIRSACVECPWKDLCDGIAARGFAGTRLPG from the coding sequence ATGATTCGCCTGCGTCCGCATCACCTGCTGTGCATGCTGACCTATAAGGGCGAAGGCTACTCGCAGGAATTTGTGAAGAACTTCGACCGGCTTACCCGGCAGCTTGCTGCCACGGGAGAGCCGGTCGAAGTCGTTTCCGGGCCGGATGATGTGTGCGCTCCGCTGCTGGAGAGCGGCGAGTGTCACTGCTTCAGCCCGAGCGTAGTGGAGCGCGACCAGAAGGCGGCGGAGGAGTTGTCTGCTCTGCTGGGCGAGGTGGTGGCTCCCGGTGCAACGCTGCGGCTGACCCCGGCAAGGCTGGCCATGATGAAGACAGCCTTCCGCAATGGGGATATCCGGTCGGCGTGCGTGGAGTGCCCCTGGAAGGATCTGTGTGACGGGATTGCCGCGCGGGGATTTGCCGGGACACGTCTGCCGGGGTGA
- a CDS encoding PadR family transcriptional regulator encodes MTNLLPPPDVAESLTLELRRGSLVLAVLAALRQEHYGYTLRKTLAEQGLEMEESTLYPLLRRLESQGLLTSEWREEEKRKKRFYRLSAAGSQVFEALVAEYAGITAALKRILAREAVLKG; translated from the coding sequence ATGACAAACCTTCTTCCACCTCCCGATGTTGCCGAAAGCCTGACGCTGGAGCTGCGGCGCGGATCGCTGGTGCTGGCCGTTCTGGCGGCCCTGCGGCAGGAGCATTACGGTTACACGCTCCGGAAGACGCTTGCCGAGCAGGGTCTGGAGATGGAGGAGAGCACGCTTTATCCGTTGCTGCGACGGCTTGAGAGCCAGGGACTTTTGACCAGTGAGTGGCGCGAGGAGGAGAAGCGGAAGAAGCGCTTCTACCGACTGTCGGCGGCTGGCAGCCAGGTCTTTGAAGCGCTGGTGGCGGAGTACGCCGGAATTACGGCTGCGCTGAAACGCATTCTTGCACGGGAAGCTGTCCTGAAGGGGTGA
- a CDS encoding NAD(P)H-dependent oxidoreductase, with the protein MAHSGSMERIVVIVGHPRQNTLCEALAAAYAVGARSAQHEVKIFPLGQMSFDPILHSGFEAVQPLEPDLQAAHDAILQATLLVFVFPLWLGDMPALMKGFFERVFQPDLAEPSRKGKYPRLLEGKRARILLTMGMPAFVFRWYFRAHALKLLERNILGFLGIAKVRSTLFGNVMGAGEAGRTRWLQKAAALGRRAA; encoded by the coding sequence ATGGCGCACTCTGGCAGCATGGAACGCATCGTCGTCATCGTCGGGCACCCCCGGCAGAACACTCTTTGCGAAGCCCTTGCCGCGGCCTATGCCGTGGGAGCGCGCTCCGCCCAGCATGAAGTGAAGATCTTCCCGCTCGGCCAGATGTCGTTTGACCCCATACTTCACAGCGGCTTTGAAGCAGTGCAGCCCCTGGAGCCCGATCTGCAGGCGGCCCATGACGCCATCCTGCAGGCCACCCTCCTGGTCTTCGTCTTCCCGCTCTGGCTGGGCGATATGCCCGCGCTGATGAAAGGCTTCTTCGAGCGTGTCTTTCAGCCCGACCTCGCTGAGCCGTCCCGCAAAGGCAAATATCCCAGGCTGCTCGAGGGCAAGCGCGCCCGCATCCTTCTCACCATGGGCATGCCCGCCTTTGTCTTCCGCTGGTACTTCCGCGCCCACGCTCTCAAACTTCTGGAACGCAATATCCTCGGCTTCCTGGGGATTGCCAAAGTGCGTTCCACCCTCTTCGGCAACGTAATGGGCGCAGGCGAGGCAGGCCGTACCCGATGGCTGCAGAAAGCCGCGGCCCTGGGCAGGCGTGCTGCCTAA
- a CDS encoding ethanolamine ammonia-lyase subunit EutB, which translates to MRLEHTISGVRHGFRDLKDLLAKASPLRSGDELAGLAAGSAVERVAAQMALADLPLEVFLGEALIPYEQDEVTRLIADEHCPLAFGPVKSLTVGGFRDWLLSEETTGEVLAALAPGLMPEMVAAVSKLMRVQDLVAVARKAQVVTRFRTTIGLPGRLSTRLQPNHPTDDAVGIAASMLDGLLLGSGDAVIGINPATDNVETTTRLLRLIDAVRERYQIPTQSCVLAHVTTQMAAMERGAPLDLVFQSIAGTEKANASFGITLGLLDEAYEAARALGRGGEHLMYFETGQGSALSANAHHGMDQQTCEARAYAVARRYKPLLVNTVVGFIGPEYLYNGKQILRAGLEDHFCGKLLGLPMGCDVCYTNHAEADQDDMDTLLTMLGAAGVNYIMGVPGADDVMLQYQSTSFHDALYLRQVLGLRPAPEFEAWLASSNAARLAEASPLQLGSGA; encoded by the coding sequence GTGCGGCTGGAACATACTATTAGCGGCGTGCGGCATGGCTTCCGCGATCTGAAGGATCTGCTGGCGAAGGCATCGCCGTTGCGCTCGGGCGATGAACTGGCCGGGCTTGCCGCGGGTTCGGCGGTGGAGCGCGTAGCCGCGCAGATGGCTCTGGCTGACCTGCCGCTTGAGGTATTTCTGGGCGAGGCGCTGATTCCGTATGAGCAGGATGAGGTGACGCGGCTGATCGCCGATGAGCATTGTCCGCTGGCGTTTGGCCCGGTCAAGAGCCTGACCGTGGGCGGCTTTCGTGACTGGTTGTTGAGCGAAGAGACGACCGGCGAGGTGCTGGCCGCGCTTGCCCCGGGGCTGATGCCGGAGATGGTAGCGGCGGTGAGCAAGCTAATGCGCGTGCAGGATCTTGTCGCTGTGGCGCGCAAGGCGCAGGTGGTCACACGCTTCCGCACGACGATCGGGCTGCCGGGCAGGCTGTCGACGCGGCTGCAGCCGAACCATCCTACGGATGATGCGGTGGGTATTGCGGCGTCGATGCTGGATGGCTTGCTGCTGGGGTCGGGTGATGCGGTGATCGGCATCAACCCGGCGACGGACAACGTGGAGACAACGACGCGCCTGCTGCGGTTGATCGATGCCGTGCGCGAGCGGTACCAGATCCCCACGCAGAGCTGCGTGCTGGCGCATGTGACCACGCAGATGGCGGCGATGGAGCGTGGCGCTCCGCTGGACCTGGTGTTCCAGTCGATTGCCGGGACGGAGAAGGCGAATGCCTCGTTCGGCATTACGCTTGGCTTGCTCGACGAGGCGTATGAGGCAGCGCGCGCGCTGGGCCGCGGCGGCGAACACCTGATGTACTTTGAGACCGGGCAGGGCTCGGCCCTGAGTGCCAATGCACATCATGGCATGGACCAGCAGACGTGCGAGGCACGCGCCTATGCGGTGGCCCGCCGGTACAAGCCGCTGTTGGTGAACACGGTCGTCGGCTTCATTGGGCCGGAGTATCTGTACAACGGCAAGCAGATTCTGCGCGCGGGGCTGGAAGACCACTTCTGCGGCAAGCTGCTCGGCCTGCCCATGGGCTGCGACGTCTGCTACACCAACCACGCCGAGGCCGACCAGGACGACATGGACACGCTGCTGACTATGCTGGGCGCGGCGGGTGTGAACTACATCATGGGCGTTCCTGGCGCTGACGATGTGATGCTGCAGTACCAGAGCACCAGCTTCCACGATGCACTGTACCTGCGGCAGGTGCTGGGGCTGCGGCCTGCTCCGGAGTTTGAGGCGTGGCTTGCCAGCAGCAACGCGGCGCGGCTGGCGGAGGCCTCTCCGCTGCAGTTGGGGAGCGGCGCATGA
- the eutC gene encoding ethanolamine ammonia-lyase subunit EutC: MMRELSTLRRFTPARVALPTAGVSLATEEVLQFQLAHAQARDAVHVPLHLPTLAMRLKDEAGVAQTLQLATRAKDRATYLRNPGLGRGLNDASRAQLAKGAYDLAIVVADGLSALAVERNAVPVLAALLPMLWEWVIAPVVLVTQARVAVADEVGEALGAKLALILIGERPGLSSADSLGAYLTWQPRVGLTDAARNCISNIRSGGLEPVEAARKIAWYLQEAKVRGLTGTGLKESGVVGLGFGKAE; this comes from the coding sequence ATGATGCGCGAACTGAGCACGCTGCGCAGGTTCACCCCGGCGCGTGTCGCCTTGCCGACGGCTGGTGTTTCGCTGGCAACGGAAGAGGTGCTGCAGTTTCAGCTTGCGCATGCGCAGGCGCGCGATGCGGTGCATGTCCCGTTGCATTTACCCACACTGGCGATGCGGTTGAAGGATGAGGCGGGTGTTGCCCAGACACTGCAGCTTGCCACCCGTGCGAAGGACCGCGCGACGTATCTGCGCAACCCCGGTCTGGGACGCGGATTGAACGATGCCTCACGCGCGCAGCTTGCGAAGGGTGCGTACGACCTGGCGATTGTAGTGGCCGATGGCCTCTCCGCGCTGGCGGTGGAGCGCAATGCGGTGCCGGTGTTGGCGGCCCTGCTGCCGATGTTGTGGGAGTGGGTGATTGCTCCGGTGGTGCTGGTGACGCAGGCGCGGGTCGCCGTGGCGGATGAGGTGGGCGAGGCGCTTGGGGCGAAGCTCGCTTTGATTTTGATTGGGGAGCGGCCGGGGCTGTCGTCAGCGGATTCGCTGGGCGCTTACCTGACCTGGCAGCCGCGTGTGGGACTTACGGATGCGGCGCGGAACTGTATCTCGAATATCCGCAGTGGTGGGTTAGAGCCGGTGGAGGCTGCGCGGAAGATTGCCTGGTATTTGCAGGAGGCGAAGGTGCGGGGTTTGACGGGGACGGGGTTAAAGGAGAGTGGTGTAGTGGGGCTTGGGTTCGGTAAAGCGGAGTAA
- a CDS encoding winged helix-turn-helix transcriptional regulator, translating into MEKKTKENRPINMHEEMRRAFALLSGKWKLEILWLLNQRLHRFGELRRAIPGITQHMLTAQLRELEEDGLVTRTVFAEVPPRVEYEITLKARGLGPTMEALTAWWQTYGETVPRKRSLARGRKADLR; encoded by the coding sequence ATGGAAAAGAAGACTAAGGAAAATCGTCCTATCAACATGCACGAAGAGATGCGGCGAGCATTCGCACTTCTCTCGGGCAAATGGAAATTAGAAATTCTTTGGCTGCTCAATCAACGGCTTCATCGCTTTGGAGAGCTGCGACGGGCCATTCCAGGCATCACGCAACATATGTTGACGGCGCAGCTTCGCGAGCTTGAAGAGGATGGTTTGGTAACGCGCACTGTCTTCGCTGAAGTGCCCCCGCGGGTTGAGTACGAGATCACGCTGAAGGCTCGCGGACTCGGGCCTACGATGGAAGCGCTTACGGCATGGTGGCAAACGTACGGAGAGACCGTACCTCGAAAGAGGTCCCTCGCGCGCGGCCGCAAAGCGGACCTCCGTTAG
- a CDS encoding SDR family NAD(P)-dependent oxidoreductase, with product MNRLNGKVAIVTGAGRGIGRATVKLFAAEGAKVVVLSRTANHVDTVVAGIRAAGGTALGIVCDVSDAAHIKAAVDKVIETYGGIDILMNNAFDPSVVTSSIMELSIEKLQRNFEMGPISYLRMMQACYPHLKASGEGRVINVASLAGITGLLPYGPYNMAKEAVRALTRTAAREWGADNITVNNLLPVADTWGAAASNIPAPTTPLARFGSPEDDIAPVALFLASKDAQFLTGYSLTPDGGQIIDSAR from the coding sequence ATGAACCGCCTCAATGGAAAAGTGGCAATCGTCACTGGTGCTGGCCGTGGTATCGGTCGCGCTACTGTAAAACTGTTTGCCGCAGAAGGTGCGAAGGTAGTTGTTCTTTCGCGGACTGCTAATCATGTGGACACCGTCGTTGCCGGTATCCGTGCCGCGGGTGGTACGGCGCTAGGCATCGTTTGTGACGTCAGCGATGCTGCACATATCAAAGCGGCGGTGGACAAGGTTATCGAAACCTATGGCGGGATCGACATCCTGATGAACAACGCCTTCGATCCATCCGTAGTTACGTCGTCGATCATGGAACTGTCGATCGAAAAATTACAACGCAACTTCGAGATGGGGCCGATCTCTTATCTGCGCATGATGCAGGCCTGCTATCCCCATCTGAAGGCCAGCGGAGAAGGCCGAGTCATCAACGTAGCCTCTCTTGCGGGTATTACCGGATTACTGCCTTATGGCCCTTACAACATGGCGAAAGAGGCCGTCCGTGCCCTGACCCGTACGGCGGCGCGCGAATGGGGCGCTGACAATATCACTGTGAACAATCTCCTGCCAGTCGCTGACACCTGGGGCGCGGCAGCCTCCAATATTCCAGCGCCGACTACCCCGCTCGCCCGCTTTGGATCGCCGGAGGACGACATTGCGCCAGTGGCCTTGTTCCTCGCAAGCAAGGATGCACAGTTCCTGACCGGCTACAGCCTTACGCCAGATGGAGGCCAGATCATTGACAGCGCGCGCTGA